A portion of the Bradysia coprophila strain Holo2 unplaced genomic scaffold, BU_Bcop_v1 contig_297, whole genome shotgun sequence genome contains these proteins:
- the LOC119079064 gene encoding putative fatty acyl-CoA reductase CG5065, protein MASLSEIDENRNTYTADEDRGSYISIPQFYAGRSVFITGGTGFVGKILVEKLLRSCPDIENIYLLMRPKRGQEVAARLNDLLNSTIYDTVRSGNLHALKKVVPIFGDVTHMQLGISDSDQELLCRRVSVVYHLAATIKFDEKLKLAVKINMLGTRSLLELCHRMVQLDALVHVSTAYCNCDRSDIQEVIYPPPYDPANIISLVDWLPEDVLDKLTPSLIGQRPNTYTFTKALAEQMILKEAGRLPVAIVRPSIVVACHNEPTPGWLDGYSGPNFLTVAIGNGLLHTIICEGDFISDVIPVDFVSNMMITAAWRIATTKSHDIKVFNCVNGNRQPITWQEFVTRSVTYMIEYPMEGAIWYPTTVLHTNRFIHTKVQYLVHYLPAYVLDFISWSMRKRQILVKTQEQLTKAAQCLEYFVTHQWHFTDDNVRELLTHMSSSDRTIFQFDVTQINWNSFFKSYALGLRTFLLKQNPKSLSKSRRKMTRLYLLHQTSKVVLATLSIVYIWRFFVYLGGAF, encoded by the exons atGGCATCGTTATcagaaattgatgaaaatcggAATACGTATACGGCGGATGAAGATAGAGGTTCCTACATTTCAATTCCACAATTTTACGCTGGCAGGAGTGTATTCATTACTGGAGGCACCGGTTTTGTGGGAAAG ATATTGGTGGAAAAACTCCTGCGATCGTGTCCAGATATCGAAAACATCTATCTGTTGATGAGGCCAAAGCGTGGTCAAGAAGTTGCAGCTCGATTAAACGATTTACTTAATTCGACC ATCTACGACACCGTCCGTAGTGGAAATTTACATGCTTTGAAGAAGGTCGTTCCGATTTTTGGCGATGTAACCCATATGCAGCTGGGTATATCGGATAGTGATCAAGAATTGCTCTGCCGAAGAGTATCCGTCGTGTATCATTTAGCCgcaacaattaaatttgatgaaaaattgaagCTGGCGGTTAAAATCAATATGTTGGGTACAAGGAGTTTATTGGAACTATGTCATCGGATGGTGCAGTTGGAT GCTCTAGTGCATGTATCCACAGCATATTGCAATTGCGATCGAAGCGATATTCAAGAAGTTATCTATCCGCCACCATACGATCCAGCCAATATTATCAGTTTAGTAGACTGGTTGCCCGAAGATGTTTTGGATAAA CTCACTCCGTCGTTAATTGGCCAACGACCAAACACATACACATTCACTAAGGCCCTTGCTGAACAGATGATACTTAAAGAAGCGGGACGTTTGCCCGTCGCTATTGTTCGTCCATCAATAG TGGTTGCTTGCCATAATGAGCCGACACCTGGTTGGTTGGACGGTTATAGTGGACCAAATTTCCTAACCGTAGCTATTGGAAATGGTCTACTGCATACAATAATTTGTGAGGGAGACTTCATAAGTGACGTAATTCCAGTTGATTTTGTAAGCAATATGATGATAACAGCAGCTTGGCGAATTGCAACCACAAAATCTCACGACATTAAAGTGTTCAATTGTGTTAACGGCAACCGACAACCGATAACATGGCAAGAATTCGTCACTAGATCGGTAACATATATGATCGAATATCCAATGGAAGGCGCTATTTGGTATCCAACCACTGTACTGCATACGAACCGATTTATTCATACGAAGGTACAATATTTGGTTCATTACCTGCCAGCATATGTGCTGGACTTTATATCATGGTCAATGCGCAAGAGACAAAT TCTGGTCAAAACGCAAGAACAGCTAACGAAAGCAGCCCAATGCTTAGAGTATTTCGTAACACATCAATGGCATTTTACCGATGATAATGTGCGTGAACTGTTAACACATATGAGTTCCAGCGATCGTACTATCTTTCAGTTCGATGTTACGCAAATCAACTGGAATTCATTCTTTAAATCATACGCATTGGGTTTGAGAACATTTCTGCTCAAGCAAAATCCAAAGTCGTTGTCAAAGAGTAGAAGGAAAATGACAAG GTTATATTTGTTGCATCAAACGTCGAAGGTCGTTTTAGCAACACTCTCAATTGTGTACATATggcgattttttgtttatttaggTGGCGCTTTTTGA